The Streptomyces luteogriseus genome includes a window with the following:
- a CDS encoding SGNH/GDSL hydrolase family protein, with protein sequence MPWLRMMAASAVSTVLIGTSAVTTAAAPDPRGVRDSVHTAGRIKASGDVLQYSWPGVYFEGRIRGTGVGVVLDDPAADYDVQVDGSTVATLVTPGKTTHWVRGLRDGEHTVRLVKRNDTPWNTSSFGGFVAAPGGAVLTRPAAHSRQIEFIGDSLTAGYGNLSPSRDCDGEQLKRTTNADVSYGALTARGLRADYQLNAYSGQGMVRNYNGGSPEVNYRTFYDRALLNVPGDVWQNPGTWRPQLVVVHLGTNDFSTPVNPGEPWTDESLAAAYRSAYSGFLAKLRQRYGASTTLLAVGTGPFAGHVDHVVRERAGAGDRRVRYWPLDTSGLDYTGCHWHYSARDHRLLADRLTAFVADLPIRW encoded by the coding sequence CGCGCCGGACCCTCGCGGAGTACGGGACAGCGTGCACACCGCCGGGCGGATCAAGGCCTCCGGAGACGTGCTCCAGTACAGCTGGCCCGGCGTCTACTTCGAGGGCCGGATCCGGGGCACCGGCGTGGGCGTCGTGCTCGACGATCCGGCCGCCGACTACGACGTCCAGGTCGACGGGTCCACCGTCGCGACCCTCGTCACGCCCGGGAAGACCACCCACTGGGTCAGGGGCCTGCGCGACGGCGAGCACACCGTCCGGCTCGTCAAGCGCAACGACACCCCGTGGAACACCAGCTCCTTCGGTGGCTTCGTCGCCGCACCCGGCGGTGCCGTCCTGACCCGGCCCGCCGCGCACAGCCGCCAGATCGAGTTCATCGGCGACTCCCTCACGGCCGGCTACGGCAACCTCTCCCCCTCGCGCGACTGCGACGGCGAGCAGCTCAAGCGCACCACGAACGCCGACGTGAGCTACGGCGCCCTCACCGCCCGGGGGCTGCGCGCCGACTACCAGCTCAACGCGTACTCGGGCCAGGGCATGGTGCGCAACTACAACGGCGGCTCGCCGGAGGTGAACTACCGCACCTTCTACGACCGTGCGCTGCTGAACGTGCCCGGCGACGTCTGGCAGAACCCCGGTACCTGGCGGCCGCAGCTCGTGGTGGTCCACCTCGGTACGAACGACTTCTCCACCCCGGTCAACCCGGGCGAGCCCTGGACGGACGAGAGCCTCGCCGCCGCCTACCGCAGCGCCTACAGCGGTTTCCTCGCGAAGCTGCGGCAGCGTTACGGGGCCTCGACCACCCTCCTGGCCGTCGGTACGGGCCCGTTCGCCGGCCATGTCGATCACGTCGTCCGGGAACGCGCCGGCGCGGGCGACCGCCGGGTCCGCTACTGGCCTCTCGACACCTCCGGCCTGGACTACACGGGCTGCCACTGGCACTACTCGGCCCGTGACCACCGGCTGCTGGCCGACCGTCTCACGGCATTCGTCGCCGACCTGCCGATCCGTTGGTGA